A DNA window from Fragaria vesca subsp. vesca linkage group LG3, FraVesHawaii_1.0, whole genome shotgun sequence contains the following coding sequences:
- the LOC101305146 gene encoding E3 ubiquitin-protein ligase RGLG2-like, with the protein MGGVMSFFKRRSNTTGDTSGSSNSGSVNRRTASYGSKKSSTSGDKAAHTVTQKKHKYSYIPDNFTSIEQVTDALRKEGLESSNLIVGIDFTKSNEWTGKKSFNNRSLHAIGDAPNPYEKAISIIGKTLSPFDEDNLIPCFGFGDATTHDQEVFSFHTDHSPCHGFEEVLTCYKRIVPTLRLSGPTSYGPVIEAAMDIVEKSAGQYHVLVIIADGQVTRSINTNDKELSPQEEKTIKAIADASSYPLSIILIGVGDGPWDDMRKFDDKLPTREFDNFQFVNFTDIMAKQVSASEKEAAFALAALMEIPLQYKATVEFGILGRTTGKGKRTVPRPPPVPYIHRPPPTHESRSISTPVGDDRSDEAVCPICLTNAKDLAFGCGHMACRDCGARLSNCHICRQPIRSRLRVYSG; encoded by the exons ATGGGAGGCGTTATGTCATTCTTCAAGAGGAGAAGCAATACAACCGGCGACACCAGCGGCAGCAGCAATAGCGGCAGCGTGAATAGGAGAACGGCGTCGTATGGTTCGAAGAAATCATCAACCAGTGGTGATAAAGCTGCACATACAGTAACCCAGAAGAAGCATAAGTACTCGTATATTCCTGATAACTTCACATCCATTGAACAG GTTACAGATGCATTGAGAAAAGAAGGATTAGAGTCATCTAATCTCATTGTTGGAATCGACTTCACTAAAAGCAATGAATGGACAG GCAAAAAGTCGTTTAACAATCGAAGCCTACACGCCATTGGAGATGCACCTAATCCATACGAAAAGGCTATCTCTATAATCGGAAAAACTTTGTCTCCCTTTGATGAAGACAACTTAATTCCTTGTTTTGGCTTTGGTGATG CTACCACTCATGATCAAGAGGTGTTCAGCTTTCACACTGATCATTCACCCTGTCATGGTTTTGAAGAAGTTTTGACCTGCTACAAAAGAATAGTTCCTACTTTACGATTATCAG GGCCAACTTCTTATGGACCTGTAATTGAGGCTGCAATGGACATTGTGGAGAAAAGTGCAGGTCAATACCATGTGTTAGTTATCATTGCAGATGGCCAG GTTACAAGAAGCATCAATACCAACGACAAGGAACTGAGTCCACAAGAAGAGAAGACAATCAAAGCAATTGCAGATGCAAG TTCCTATCCACTCTCCATTATTCTTATTGGAGTCGGCGATGGTCCCTGGGATGACATGAGAAAATTTGATGACAAGCTCCCTACAAGAGAATTCGATAATTTTCAG TTTGTTAATTTTACGGACATAATGGCTAAACAAGTATCTGCCTCTGAGAAAGAGGCTGCTTTTGCTCTTGCTGCCCTCATGGAAATCCCACTCCAGTATAAGGCAACTGTCGAATTTGGTATTCTTGG ACGTACAACAGGGAAAGGGAAAAGAACAGTTCCACGCCCTCCACCAGTTCCATACATTCATCGTCCACCTCCTACTCATGAATCACGTTCAATATCAACACCCGTAGGGGATGACCGAAGCGATGAAGCG GTCTGCCCAATCTGCCTGACTAATGCAAAGGATCTGGCGTTTGGCTGTGGACACATG GCCTGCAGAGACTGCGGAGCAAGATTATCCAACTGTCACATATGCCGCCAGCCAATCCGCAGCCGTCTCAGGGTTTATTCTGGATAA
- the LOC101299359 gene encoding uncharacterized protein LOC101299359, whose translation MSILLKSQTWRWIVTKTRDSKPFFFTFATVCGVIPGIIGYFVMQTTNSGNQELEAELRRKARPDTLMMGQTNKERLAEYLGELQRKENTNDRYVAALRGQTLTRNPYVRIQPVQKESNTEADKEKK comes from the exons ATGTCGATTCTGTTGAAGAGCCAGACATGGAGGTGGATAGTGACCAAGACTCGCGACTCCAAGCCCTTCTTCTTCACCTTCGCCACCGTATGCGGCGTCATCCCGGGTATTATCGGCTACTTCGTTATGCAGACCACCAACTCCGGCAACCAGGAGCTCGAGGCCGAGCTACGCCGCAAAGCCCGACCCGATACCCTG ATGATGGGACAAACAAATAAAGAAAGATTGGCAGAATACCTAGGGGAGCTGCAGCGGAAAGAGAACACAAATGACCGCTATGTTGCTGCACTGAGAGGACAGACATTGACTAGGAATCCATATGTGAGAATTCAACCGGTTCAAAAGGAGAGCAACACAGAAGCTGACAAGGAAAAGAAGTAG
- the LOC101299848 gene encoding pentatricopeptide repeat-containing protein At3g46790, chloroplastic-like, whose product MGVTRYTKPHYRNSYDYTDLLQQCTNTNSIKKLHAQIIFSGLHQNPFVASKLVAKYVEQSDSSMEDARKVFDELTERDEFVWNVVIQGYANVGPFAEAIKMSNAMRVSGLPPNRYTYPFVLKACGAMRDGKQGKVVHGQIVKAGLELQVFVGNALVALYSKCGEVEVSRRVFEELPKKDLVSWNSMISGYVANGYPNEGVEVFRAMLQDDGACLPEHATLVCVLPACVEASSVEVGFWIHCYVVKYGVKVDSALGSALITMYANCGRVRASRVIFDRISDKNVVLWSAVMRCYGMHGHAEEVLQMFLQFEESGLQPDAVVLLCLLSTCSHAGMVAKGLEIFDKMEEYGVEKNEKHYACIVDLLGRAGLLDRAVKFIESMPIQAGKDVYGALLGACRIHNNIELAEETAEKLFVLDPENAGRYILLASMYEDAGRWEDAARVRRLIREKNIKKPTGRSSIEVECIYHTFGADDESHPYTDQIFDTLERLDRIMEEAIVMV is encoded by the coding sequence ATGGGTGTTACAAGATACACAAAACCCCATTACAGAAACTCCTACGATTACACAGACTTGCTCCAACAATGCACAAACACCAACTCCATCAAGAAACTCCACGCCCAGATCATCTTTTCCGGTCTACACCAAAACCCATTTGTCGCTTCAAAGCTAGTAGCCAAGTACGTGGAGCAAAGCGACTCATCAATGGAAGACGCACGGAAGGTGTTCGATGAATTGACCGAGAGAGATGAGTTCGTATGGAACGTGGTCATTCAGGGCTATGCAAATGTCGGGCCTTTTGCTGAAGCGATTAAAATGAGTAATGCAATGAGGGTCAGTGGGTTGCCCCCTAATCGGTACACGTACCCTTTTGTGCTCAAGGCTTGTGGAGCAATGAGAGATGGGAAACAGGGGAAGGTTGTTCATGGGCAGATTGTGAAAGCTGGGCTTGAGTTGCAGGTGTTTGTGGGGAATGCTCTTGTGGCATTGTATTCTAAGTGTGGGGAAGTTGAGGTGTCGAGAAGAGTGTTTGAGGAGTTGCCGAAGAAGGATCTTGTTAGTTGGAATTCCATGATTTCGGGGTATGTTGCGAATGGTTATCCGAATGAAGGTGTTGAGGTTTTTCGTGCAATGCTGCAGGATGATGGTGCATGCTTGCCTGAACATGCCACTCTGGTCTGCGTGCTTCCGGCTTGTGTTGAAGCATCTTCTGTTGAAGTTGGGTTTTGGATTCACTGTTACGTTGTGAAGTACGGTGTGAAAGTTGATTCGGCTTTGGGCAGTGCTCTCATTACGATGTATGCGAATTGTGGTCGAGTAAGAGCTTCCAGAGTTATATTTGATCGGATTAGTGATAAGAATGTGGTGCTGTGGAGTGCCGTGATGAGGTGTTATGGAATGCATGGGCATGCAGAGGAGGTGCTCCAGATGTTTTTGCAGTTTGAGGAGTCCGGCTTACAGCCTGATGCTGTTGTGCTTTTGTGTTTGTTGTCCACTTGTAGTCACGCAGGGATGGTTGCAAAAGGCTTGGAAATCTTTGACAAAATGGAAGAATACGGAGTAGAGAAAAATGAGAAGCACTATGCTTGCATTGTAGATCTTCTGGGAAGAGCTGGATTACTCGACAGGGCAGTCAAGTTTATTGAAAGCATGCCCATACAGGCAGGGAAAGATGTATACGGTGCATTACTTGGAGCTTGTAGGATACACAATAACATAGAACTTGCCGAGGAAACTGCAGAGAAATTGTTTGTGTTGGATCCCGAAAATGCTGGAAGGTACATTCTTCTGGCCAGCATGTATGAAGATGCAGGGCGATGGGAGGACGCAGCTAGAGTGAGGAGGCTAATCAGAGAGAAGAACATCAAGAAGCCAACCGGACGTAGTTCCATTGAGGTGGAGTGCATATATCACACGTTTGGAGCTGATGATGAGTCTCACCCATATACGGACCAGATATTTGACACATTGGAGAGATTGGATAGAATAATGGAAGAAGCCATAGTAATGGTTTAG
- the LOC101299566 gene encoding putative pentatricopeptide repeat-containing protein At1g12700, mitochondrial-like: MAKTSSCSYCRATRGMPFLHFTPLVAFFNSLHTKPCKSRETHLGNRPSKPKASNVEDALNVFDEMLQRRPLPSVVRFTQILGQLVKLKQFEAVLSSNRQMGLVGVASDAYTLTIIINCYSHLNQMEYALSVLGHFFKLGLEPNVTTFNTLLNGFVLRNGVADAAPLFSKMVEGGHCQPDVFTFTTLIKGFCTMENNTAAIQLLGKMEEYGCKPDIVSYNTIIDSLGKYTLVDQAKNLFSEMIGRGIAPNLVTYTSLIQGVCNIGHWKEATRLLYEMASQGIFPNVCTFNILVHALCKDGMVAHANSVVQIMIQRGVDPNTITYSYLMDGYCLRGEMHKAKQVFDLMLSKGFFVVQSFNILINGYCKSKKIDKAYKIFKEMPLGGLVPDTVTYNTLIDGFCKAGRLQEAEKLFSEMQDCGQLPDIQTYDIILDGLCNNQQLSEAIELLREMEGNKLKPNIVAYNIIIEALFKAGKIESATDVFSGLSSKGVLPDVWTYNIMIKGLCNGGILVEAEKLFREMEQKGCSADGCTYNTIIRGFINNNETSRATSLIEEMSERGFSGDASTM; encoded by the coding sequence ATGGCGAAAACGTCTTCTTGTTCTTACTGCAGAGCCACAAGAGGTATGCCTTTTCTTCACTTCACTCCTCTTGTTGCTTTCTTTAATTCTCTACACACAAAGCCTTGCAAATCTAGAGAGACCCATCTAGGAAACCGACCCTCGAAGCCCAAAGCGAGTAATGTTGAGGATGCCTTGAACGTGTTCGACGAAATGCTTCAAAGACGTCCTCTGCCGTCTGTTGTCCGGTTCACTCAGATATTGGGTCAACTTGTCAAGCTCAAACAATTTGAAGCAGTCCTCTCTTCAAATAGACAAATGGGTCTCGTCGGAGTCGCTTCTGATGCTTATACTCTCACCATTATCATCAATTGCTACTCTCATTTGAACCAAATGGAGTATGCCTTGTCTGTCTTGGGCCACTTCTTCAAATTGGGTCTTGAACCAAATGTCACAACCTTCAACACTCTTCTCAATGGTTTTGTTCTCCGAAATGGTGTGGCTGATGCAGCTCCACTTTTCAGCAAAATGGTGGAGGGAGGTCACTGCCAGCCGGATGTATTTACTTTCACCACACTAATCAAGGGCTTTTGCACGATGGAAAACAACACTGCAGCTATTCAATTACTTGGCAAAATGGAAGAATATGGATGCAAGCCTGACATAGTGTCCTATAACACTATCATCGACAGCCTGGGTAAATATACACTAGTTGACCAAGCAAAGAACCTCTTCTCAGAGATGATTGGTAGAGGTATTGCTCCTAACCTTGTTACCTACACCTCATTGATTCAAGGAGTTTGCAATATAGGCCACTGGAAAGAAGCTACGAGGTTGTTGTATGAAATGGCCAGTCAAGGTATCTTTCCAAATGTATGCACCTTCAATATCCTGGTTCATGCGCTTTGTAAGGACGGGATGGTTGCGCATGCCAACAGTGTGGTTCAGATTATGATTCAAAGAGGAGTTGACCCTAACACGATTACATACAGTTACCTTATGGATGGTTACTGTTTGCGAGGAGAAATGCACAAGGCAAAACAAGTTTTTGATCTAATGCTTAGCAAGGGCTTCTTTGTTGTTCAGAGTTTTAACATTTTGATTAACGGATATTGCAAGAGTAAAAAGATCGATAAGGCTTACAAGATTTTCAAGGAAATGCCTCTCGGGGGACTTGTTCCTGATACGGTTACTTATAACACTCTAATTGATGGTTTTTGTAAAGCAGGGAGACTACAAGAAGCAGAAAAGTTATTCTCTGAGATGCAAGATTGTGGCCAACTTCCAGATATTCAAACTTATGATATTATACTTGATGGCCTCTGTAACAACCAACAACTTTCTGAGGCAATTGAATTGCTTAGAGAGATGGAAGGGAACAAGTTGAAACCAAATATTGTAGCATACAATATTATCATTGAAGCTCTGTTCAAAGCTGGGAAAATTGAATCTGCAACAGACGTCTTCTCTGGTTTGTCATCGAAAGGAGTACTGCCTGATGTATGGACATACAATATAATGATCAAGGGACTTTGTAATGGTGGCATCTTAGTTGAAGCAGAAAAGTTGTTTAGAGAAATGGAGCAAAAAGGCTGTTCTGCTGATGGCTGCACCTATAACACAATTATCCGAGGTTTTATCAATAACAACGAGACATCGAGGGCTACAAGTCTTATTGAAGAAATGAGTGAGAGGGGTTTCTCTGGAGATGCATCAACTATGTAA